The proteins below are encoded in one region of Phaeodactylum tricornutum CCAP 1055/1 chromosome 3, complete sequence:
- a CDS encoding predicted protein, whose amino-acid sequence MEIADRWKKETFDWFSRSIETRVADGLAVDIQREPRLENNTQELTSSSNVTPSPRRATHQLEVAVGSVAAHMHPHSNLYDLTVDMNWRKVLRACEIRPVDASYQDADLGETPLYVACQQRPPVRVVRALLRAFPQGAYVPSYNGDLPIHIACRWNASIEILRELVQWAPDTASQASKWGATALVALWDGRDVIDSNDAPENYNTVFWQKAQVILEAIAKSRRVQHVTRQDNGTSHGGSPKVNERSQKTAEAEPFVLHAAVSLGSLGCPYPILEYAIAKYSHQKFQRDESGKLPLHIAVGPTTWSKLSRRRYKPREQQVISKLLELGSDTALQIDPNEPSGRYPLHTALTYRHQWSGGVKDLFKHSPELILCRDPILGVYPFQLAAIPVGSSISTTLCTPDLAAIYHLLRSHPAALNAPIARLASSEHIDTHHDDGTCLRLLLTPPLEPTGLSPIVTPRERRQRSSRPQRVSDVSKNTHSAGGEDDSCRIMENKILKPAVPVTTRIRQLEERRIKAATRSCLHPYTKEPRETRGCEPLSTSSAVPSETATTSPTTVTLSIISKLPKLTFAPLIASRMICEYLVRHARESKEAVAASCPTACQKECFCVSAIVIAGGFLAWAFVDESKLQSNEE is encoded by the coding sequence ATGGAGATTGCTGATAGATGGAAGAAGGAAACCTTCGACTGGTTCTCGAGAAGTATTGAAACGCGAGTCGCCGACGGCCTTGCCGTTGATATTCAGCGCGAGCCCAGATTAGAAAACAACACACAAGAACTtacgtcgtcgtccaacgtTACCCCTTCCCCAAGGAGAGCTACCCACCAATTGGAAGTTGCGGTAGGATCAGTCGCGGCACATATGCATCCGCATTCGAATTTGTACGATTTGACTGTCGACATGAATTGGCGCAAGGTACTGAGGGCCTGTGAGATTCGTCCGGTAGATGCCTCGTACCAGGACGCTGATCTGGGTGAAACACCATTGTACGTGGCTTGTCAACAACGTCCCCCCGTACGTGTCGTTCGAGCGTTGCTGAGAGCCTTCCCACAAGGAGCATACGTACCCTCATATAACGGTGATTTGCCTATACACATTGCCTGTCGTTGGAATGCCTCTATCGAGATATTACGAGAGTTGGTGCAGTGGGCTCCTGATACGGCTTCGCAAGCCTCCAAGTGGGGTGCCACGGCACTGGTGGCGCTCTGGGACGGACGGGACGTTATCGATAGCAACGACGCGCCGGAAAATTATAACACAGTGTTTTGGCAAAAAGCACAAGTCATTCTGGAAGCCATTGCGAAGTCACGACGGGTGCAGCACGTTACCAGGCAGGACAATGGTACATCCCATGGGGGCTCTCCGAAAGTCAACGAACGCTCGCAAAAAACGGCAGAAGCAGAACCTTTCGTATTGCACGCTGCCGTATCACTCGGATCTCTCGGTTGTCCGTATCCAATTTTGGAATACGCCATTGCGAAATATTCGCATCAGAAATTTCAGCGGGATGAAAGCGGTAAGCTCCCATTGCATATAGCTGTGGGACCGACCACGTGGTCCAAACTGTCCCGTCGTCGGTACAAACCACGCGAGCAACAAGTTATAAGCAAATTGTTAGAATTGGGTTCCGATACGGCGCTCCAAATTGACCCCAATGAACCGAGCGGTCGGTATCCACTACATACGGCTTTAACCTATCGACATCAGTGGTCCGGCGGCGTCAAGGATCTGTTCAAACACAGTCCTGAACTAATTTTGTGCCGCGATCCCATTCTTGGTGTTTATCCATTTCAACTAGCGGCAATTCCGGTCGGATCGTCAATCTCTACAACATTGTGTACTCCTGATCTCGCCGCAATCTACCACTTGCTCCGATCTCACCCTGCTGCTCTCAATGCACCCATTGCGCGTCTTGCTTCGAGCGAGCATATCGATACTcaccacgacgacggaacaTGTTTGCGCCTATTGCTGACACCACCTTTGGAGCCAACAGGGCTTTCACCAATTGTGACACCCCGGGAGCGAAGACAACGATCGTCTCGTCCACAACGAGTTTCTGACGTTTCTAAGAATACTCACTCCGCGGGGGGAGAAGATGATAGCTGCCGCATCATGGAGAATAAAATTCTCAAGCCGGCTGTGCCGGTAACGACCCGGATCCGACAATTGGAAGAACGACGAATAAAAGCAGCGACGAGATCCTGCTTACATCCTTACACTAAAGAGCCCCGGGAGACGAGAGGTTGCGAGCCCTTGTCCACGTCTTCAGCTGTACCCAGCGAAACAGCCACTACCAGTCCTACAACGGTAACTTTGTCCATCATATCCAAACTGCCCAAGCTTACATTTGCACCGTTAATAGCATCTCGAATGATTTGCGAATACTTAGTGCGCCACGCCCGTGAAAGCAAAGAGGCAGTCGCAGCATCTTGTCCGACCGCTTGCCAAAAGGAATGCTTTTGCGTGTCGGCCATAGTAATTGCTGGAGGTTTCTTGGCTTGGGCGTTTGTGGATGAATCGAAGTTACAGTCCAACGAGGAATAG
- a CDS encoding predicted protein, with protein MSTSQQQTKDKKRKEPCDEATVAALLELGNSRNCAEDSQEQLQDSDDNERHTAISGEERSLEKTGSDHTSSSKRQSVTQKERWNSMFNALLKYQEEYGSTLVPFNYDISGTKLGRWVNKQRSQYNNLCRGRSSQMTEERVERLESMGFEWSANPLPALEQWDTKWELLRDFHRRFGHTRVPHKYEVDGVKLGQWVSYQRNQKSRKERDLPCEITMDRIEKFDSLGFEWKVLDTPTPSSSRSSLAAGDHTTTRRPTADKTTSLSSKRPSWEEHYKLLARFRKVHGSTRVPLNFDIDGVALGEWVCAQRHQLARMKKGLPNEIKGVQIDKLNDLGFEWSCPYNKRFKIAGHPMPDESTDSKVLSDYRRPGPLGPLFPPVNPMAALRGIPPPPAAIDPLIIAELDQRRLMLERARMMEAAALGIGPAEFGEWSAVAAMARDRSVRDMIVLDRMAMREQQMRMESNASTGSLHDSMLDGAMMYQAGLYR; from the exons ATGAGCAcatcacaacaacaaacgaaagaCAAGAAACGCAAGGAGCCTTGCGACGAGGCCACGGTCGCCGCATTGCTTGAACTTGGAAATAGTCGCAACTGCGCGGAAGATAGTCAGGAGCAGCTGCAGGATTCAGATGACAATGAGAGACATACTGCAATTTCAGGCGAGGAACGgagtttggaaaagactGGTTCGGACCACACATCGTCCAGTAAGCGCCAAAGCGTCACGCAAAAGGAACGCTGGAACTCCATGTTCAATGCTCTTCTGAAATATCAGGAAGAGTACGGAAGTACACTGGTTCCTTTCAACTACGACATTTCCGGAACAAAACTCGGACGTTGGGTGAA CAAACAACGAAGCCAGTACAATAACCTTTGTCGAGGACGCTCGAGCCAAATGACTGAAGAGCGTGTAGAACGCCTAGAAAGCATGGGCTTTGAATGGTCTGCGAACCCATTGCCGGCCCTCGAACAGTGGGACACCAAGTGGGAATTGTTGCGGGATTTTCATCGCCGATTTGGACACACACGTGTGCCTCACAAATATGAAGTCGACGGAGTCAAGCTTGGACAGTGGGTTTCCTACCAACGCAACCAGAAGTCGCGTAAGGAGCGAGATCTACCCTGTGAAATCACCATGGACCGCATTGAAAAGTTTGATTCACTAGGATTTGAATGGAAGGTTCTGGACACGCCTACACCTTCATCCTCTCGCTCTTCCTTGGCTGCAGGTGACCATACCACGACTCGTCGTCCAACCGCCGACAAGACCACTTCTTTGAGTAGCAAGCGACCCAGCTGGGAAGAACACTACAAGCTTTTGGCGCGCTTCCGGAAAGTTCACGGGAGTACGCGTGTGCCTTTGAATTTTGATATTGATGGCGTTGCTCTTGGTGAATGGGTGTG TGCTCAGCGTCATCAACTTGCCCGCATGAAGAAAGGCCTTCCGAACGAAATAAAGGGTGTCCAGATCGACAAGCTAAATGATCTCGGCTTTGAATGGAGCTGCCCTTATAACAAGCGCTTCAAGATAGCTGGCCACCCGATGCCTGATGAATCCACCGATTCCAAAGTTTTGTCGGATTATCGACGGCCCGGACCATTAGGTCCACTATTTCCACCAGTTAACCCTATGGCTGCGTTGCGGGGGATACCACCACCACCTGCCGCAATAGATCCCTTAATAATCGCCGAGTTGGACCAGCGTCGCTTGATGTTGGAGCGCGCACGAATGATGGAAGCTGCAGCCCTTGGCATAGGACCAGCAGAATTTGGAGAGTGGTCAGCCGTTGCCGCCATGGCCCGTGACCGCTCGGTGCGAGACATGATTGTATTGGACCGCATGGCAATGAGAGAGCAGCAAATGCGAATGGAATCAAACGCCAGCACAGGTTCACTGCATGATTCAATGCTGGATGGAGCCATGATGTACCAGGCCGGACTGTATCGATAA
- a CDS encoding predicted protein, with amino-acid sequence MADTKKSNPILAMAAGCIAGGIEATCVWPMEYIKVSADCDDDFSKSTPENIIYTVNTTGFFSLYRGLAPTLLGSIPKAGIRFGLNSVIKDSLRDKDTGGLTPAKNFIAGLGAGVSEALLIVAPVETVKTKCIEMNMAFLQGFRHILKHEGLAGVYQGAAATALKQGSNQGLRFMWFNEYKVIVTKDGKEPMTPLLGLFGGMSAGCFSTLGNNPFDVVKTRMQGTKAAQYNGTLDCFKQIVSKEGVGALYAGVVPRLGRVVPGQGIIFMSFETIQNALKKQFTIFQT; translated from the exons atggcGGACACGAAGAAAAGCAATCCAATTCTCGCTATGGCGGCGGGGTGCATCGCCGGTGGCATTGAAGCTACTTGCGTTTGGCCGATGGAATACATCAAGGTAagtgctgactgtgacgacGACTTTTCAAAGTCTACGCCGGAGAACATTATT TATACCGTCAACACTACCGGATTCTTTTCGCTCTACCGTGGTCTCGCTCCGACGCTTCTCGGTAGCATTCCCAAAGCCGGAATTCGATTCGGACTCAATTCCGTCATCAAAGACAGTTTACGGGACAAGGATACGGGAGGGCTGACCCCAGCCAAGAATTTCATCGCCGGCCTCGGCGCCGGTGTATCAGAAGCTCTTTTGATCGTCGCGCCAGTGGAAACGGTCAAGACAAAATGTATCGAAATGAATATGGCTTTTCTGCAAGGTTTTCGACACATTTTGAAGCACGAAGGTCTTGCTGGTGTGTATCAGGGAGCGGCAGCGACGGCATTGAAACAAGGATCGAATCAGGGATTACGATTCATGTGGTTCAACGAGTACAAAGTTATCGTCACGAAGGACGGAAAGGAACCTATGACTCCCCTGCTTGGTCTTTTCGGAGGTATGAGCGCGGGTTGTTTCAGTACATTGGGCAACAATCCATTTGATGTGGTCAAAACGAGAATGCAAGGGACCAAGGCGGCCCAGTACAACGGGACACTGGACTGCTTCAAACAGATTGTGTCCAAGGAAGGTGTGGGCGCGCTCTATGCAGGTGTTGTACCACGACTTGGAAGAGTAGTGCCTGGGCAGGGTATCATTTTTATGAGTTTTGAGACCATTCAAAATGCGTTGAAGAAACAATTTACCATCTTCCAGACGTAG
- a CDS encoding predicted protein: protein MVALFFRVSKPLDGNCNPANRREREGLYDTELLIVTQAGPVSTTQDSVMDEFRAGVTAILRSWSALRTAVEAGWGGVESVAKADDLRRILYEYFDGVNFPPKKITQEDLEDCLAIYMEEEFSIVLEDNSERQIAETIWRLYEAASKGDSSLASQVVAASNASLAQVQTMEEDDDDDDDEPAMLDTDDSTPVPASTSPGVSAVEYSNESVFGKPIQKKIPKLDGPLRQLGEVPTEQASPVQIDEDGFAP, encoded by the exons ATGGTCGCACTTTTTTTCCGTGTTTCCAAGCCTCTCGACGGCAATTGCAACCCAGCAAATCGACGTGAACGGGAGGGCTTGTACGATACAGAACTCCTgattgtcaca CAAGCGGGTCCAGTGTCGACGACTCAGGATAGCGTCATGGATGAATTCCGGGCGGGAGTCACGGCCATTCTGCGGTCCTGGTCAGCCTTGCGGACCGCTGTCGAAGCCGGATGGGGTGGCGTCGAGTCCGTTGCCAAGGCCGATGATCTGCGACGAATTCTTTACGAGTACTTCGACGGCGTTAATTTTCCGCCAAAGAAAATCACGcaagaagatttggaagactGCTTGGCTATTtacatggaagaagaattttCTATTGTTCTGGAAGACAACTCGGAGCGTCAAATCGCCGAGACGATCTGGAGATTGTACGAAGCCGCGAGTAAAGGTGACAGCTCGCTGGCGAGTCAGGTCGTGGCGGCATCCAATGCGAGTTTGGCGCAG GTACAGActatggaagaagacgatgatgacgacgacgacgaaccGGCCATGTTGGACACTGACGATTCGACGCCTGTCCCGGCGAGTACATCTCCAGGTGTGAGCGCAGTGGAATACAGTAACGAATCCGTTTTTGGAAAGCCAATTCAGAAAAAGATCCCAAAACTTGACGGACCACTGAGGCAGCTCGGCGAGGTACCAACCGAGCAGGCTTCTCCTGTACAAATTGATGAAGATGGGTTTGCGCCG
- a CDS encoding predicted protein, whose product MYPEKYGPVWNLRDKRCGALGIKVGMMPLFDDWGVRHPCTILFLDNNVVLGQKSIEQHGYWAVQIAAGQRKRKNVGVSVLGQYKHILEDENENPPYLVREFRVSDGAHLVPVGARIHARHFVPGQNVDVSGISKGKGFQGAMKRHNFGGMPASHGVSKSHRALGSTGQCQDPGKVFKGKKMAGRMGTERVTVQNLRVVKVDRGRNLLFLEGAVPGNKGAFVEIRDAVKK is encoded by the coding sequence ATGTATCCAGAAAAGTACGGCCCCGTATGGAATCTCCGAGACAAGCGTTGTGGTGCACTCGGCATCAAGGTGGGTATGATGCCCCTCTTTGACGATTGGGGCGTCCGCCATCCCTGTACGATTCTGTTTTTGGACAACAATGTCGTTTTGGGCCAAAAAAGTATAGAACAACACGGATACTGGGCTGTGCAGATTGCCGCTGGGCAGCGCAAACGAAAGAACGTGGGCGTTTCCGTGCTCGGACAGTACAAGCACATTCTGGAGGACGAGAACGAGAATCCTCCCTACCTGGTTCGTGAATTCCGTGTGTCGGATGGTGCCCACTTGGTACCGGTGGGGGCGAGAATTCACGCCCGTCACTTTGTGCCCGGTCAGAACGTGGACGTTTCCGGAATTTCCAAAGGAAAGGGCTTTCAAGGTGCCATGAAGCGACACAATTTCGGAGGAATGCCCGCCTCGCACGGTGTTTCCAAATCGCACCGAGCTCTGGGTTCCACTGGACAGTGCCAAGATCCTGGGAAAGTCTTCAAAGGGAAAAAGATGGCGGGTCGCATGGGAACCGAGCGAGTCACGGTGCAGAATCTGCGAGTCGTCAAGGTGGATCGCGGACGAAatttgctctttttggaaggtgCTGTGCCCGGCAATAAAGGCGCCTTTGTGGAAATACGAGACGCCGTCAAAAAG
- a CDS encoding predicted protein, producing MFHFFVLVDLVLWTPSPVTGYILPAARPHTRSSAGRHRVERTNTRYSCLPASSRALSKSRVTADMMVLEEKNIPTSERNEASNEVAGRLWTYASYLQRVRRQEQQREISSDVRPQSKAATSLAYFLETNVCRDADDEREPLSRAFTQAIHIAADAQNYRLILRLVDAVLYYAKADSDPQCVVDPRIVGEAIQGIARTQASVGKIKTLWKRMYAHPALAAPVGSRQVNAMLQALESRGKSRAVVDLYHEASSQSNATDAYSLSIALNALTASVTDDQAPVKPEPLPSLYRSRFAVWQSTCWQWNEALILLGHGLETNKVNNPVVSALLQLNDRASRVVTAHQGPQLALAVLDIMREHNIVPDTVTVTLVLSSLGREWEIALTLLESMKPCNSTSTPSSSWSLPEPNEFCYSATMAICARSRQYQLSLELLNDMRRNSALQINTVVYNSVLQALVGNNRRREGKVKKAQRKKAQDRVRAMFQILGHMEEDIQRQLDTRPNTNTYNTILLILATSGKLMGEREWVDIRETFPAYFHDDDDLVATSNPGSLARYFLNDMAAKSVERSALTYRNAILASSASHVELVLNMLKLAEAAIPAFASDRGSIYNAALTVMANAGYAKEVLALFSKMTNIGVIPNRETTGAIITALARGQQTKSIPSFLSHLAGMRKEGKVTLFAGVTLDLTSLPHNSQSDFSLALSLCLTRNDYKSAKDILEVMRTVGCIPTAESLERIAIAYARGAMTKPFGARNFPDGQAHRLKESRAKARNAYDLTVGMEGASLELLAIVSKACAHVGYFDESMFLLREIHRMILASQSLSNALPNCGLHSSNFSLEAVHRKILHSCANAGNVTAALDFVGNIQQTSRKLRRINGRSQELPLAKGIKMDRFTSKSYSCKGETMSKVQLGMQAEDWKSLIIAGSKSGHWRVCLSTLQFLQPYLDNIRPSKVSDEYGLNRMEKEYESISKALTWAVKCMSVRSQYGWAIRAIQDWLEWTDRRPPKEAVSAAVRVLSTRGRGDEIISLLEKCLSIPSTGLSATNSYEVGIYVEAITTLYRDGLYESADDAFIRAVANGILPLQLENCDTRGNRRIVLDLHGMNVAVAHSAVRIALHQEILTASWNHSTVASNEFVIVTGRGQKSAFKMRPVLRPEVQRMLVEEFYPPLSTLSVPGNLGALTIPLEDICSWLNHQRVQKGARMMSIAAVLRNLSSGKRLHAALSKANELDPGGP from the coding sequence ATGTTCCATTTTTTTGTACTGGTAGACTTGGTTCTGTGGACCCCATCCCCGGTCACCGGCTACATCCTACCAGCCGCACGCCCGCACACTCGCTCCTCCGCCGGTCGACATCGAGTGGAGCGAACGAATACACGCTACTCGTGCCTTCCGGCGTCTTCCAGGGCCTTGTCGAAGTCGCGTGTCACTGCCGACATGATGGTactggaagaaaagaatATACCAACGTCGGAACGCAACGAGGCGTCCAACGAGGTTGCGGGACGATTGTGGACGTACGCCTCTTATTTACAACGGGTACGCCGGCAAGAACAACAGCGGGAAATCTCGAGCGACGTTCGACCCCAGAGTAAGGCGGCGACATCGCTGGcctactttttggaaaccaatGTTTGTCGAGACGCGGACGACGAACGGGAACCATTGTCGCGTGCATTTACGCAAGCAATTCACATCGCGGCGGATGCGCAGAATTATAGACTCATTCTAAGACTCGTCGACGCTGTGTTGTATTACGCAAAGGCGGATAGTGACCCACAGTGTGTGGTAGACCCACGTATCGTTGGTGAAGCAATTCAGGGCATTGCGAGGACTCAGGCCAGTGTTGGGAAAATTAAGACGCTTTGGAAACGTATGTACGCACATCCGGCCTTGGCGGCACCAGTCGGTTCGCGACAAGTGAATGCCATGTTGCAGGCACTGGAATCGCGGGGCAAGAGTAGAGCCGTGGTCGATTTGTATCACGAAGCATCGTCTCAATCCAACGCCACGGACGCGTACAGTTTGAGTATCGCTCTCAATGCCTTGACCGCGTCCGTCACGGACGATCAAGCCCCTGTCAAACCGGAACCTCTTCCGTCTTTGTACCGGAGTCGCTTTGCGGTTTGGCAAAGTACTTGTTGGCAGTGGAACGAAGCTCTAATACTACTCGGGCATGGACTAGAGACAAATAAGGTCAACAATCCCGTCGTTTCGGCGCTTCTCCAGTTGAACGACCGGGCTTCACGAGTAGTCACGGCACATCAAGGGCCCCAGTTGGCGCTTGCCGTCTTGGATATTATGAGAGAGCACAATATTGTACCCGACACGGTCACTGTAACGTTGGTGCTGTCAAGTTTGGGCCGCGAATGGGAAATTGCACTGACCTTGTTGGAGTCAATGAAACCCTGCAACTCAACCTCAACGCCGTCATCTTCCTGGAGTTTACCGGAACCCAATGAGTTTTGCTACtctgcaacaatggcaatttGTGCTCGGTCTCGCCAATATCAACTCTCCTTGGAGTTGTTGAATGATATGCGCAGAAATTCCGCCCTGCAAATTAATACGGTTGTTTACAATAGCGTCCTACAGGCACTGGTCGGGAACAACAGGAGACGCGAAGGCAAAGTAAAAAAGGCGCAACGCAAAAAGGCGCAAGACCGAGTACGCGCAATGTTTCAGATTCTCGGCCATATGGAGGAGGACATACAAAGGCAATTGGACACGCGACCGAATACAAACACGTACAATACCATCCTCTTGATTCTAGCTACTTCCGGGAAACTCATGGGTGAGCGTGAATGGGTTGACATACGCGAGACCTTTCCAGCTTACTTtcatgatgatgacgacttGGTAGCTACCTCCAATCCAGGAAGCTTGGCTCGGTACTTTTTGAACGACATGGCTGCCAAAAGTGTAGAACGGAGTGCATTGACCTACCGCAATGCCATTCTTGCTTCCTCAGCTAGTCACGTCGAACTGGTGCTAAATATGTTAAAATTGGCCGAAGCGGCTATTCCCGCTTTTGCCTCGGATCGTGGGAGTATTTATAACGCGGCCTTGACAGTTATGGCTAATGCGGGATACGCGAAAGAAGTTCTAGCCTTGTTTTCTAAGATGACAAATATCGGTGTGATACCAAATCGCGAAACCACAGGTGCTATCATCACAGCGCTTGCAAGAGGccagcaaacaaaatcgattccttcttttctgtCGCATTTGGCGGGGATGCGGAAAGAAGGGAAAGTCACGCTGTTTGCTGGGGTTACATTGGACCTGACTTCTCTGCCCCATAATTCACAATCGGACTTTTCACTAGCTCTATCGCTGTGCCTGACCCGAAATGACTACAAAAGCGCGAAAGATATTCTCGAAGTCATGCGAACAGTCGGTTGTATTCCAACCGCAGAATCGCTGGAAAGGATTGCAATTGCGTATGCTCGGGGTGCCATGACAAAACCTTTTGGTGCTCGGAACTTTCCTGATGGACAGGCACACCGACTGAAGGAATCGAGGGCGAAGGCACGCAATGCATATGATCTGACGGTTGGCATGGAAGGCGCATCGCTTGAGCTACTGGCAATTGTTTCTAAAGCATGTGCCCATGTGGGATACTTCGACGAATCGATGTTCCTTCTTCGGGAGATACACAGGATGATTTTAGCTTCACAATCGTTGTCAAACGCGCTTCCGAACTGTGGACTCCATTCTTCTAACTTTAGTCTAGAGGCCGTACACCGAAAGATCCTTCATTCCTGTGCCAACGCCGGGAACGTCACTGCTGCACTAGATTTTGTCGGAAACATCCAACAAACAAGTCGCAAGCTGAGGAGAATCAATGGCAGGTCCCAGGAGCTACCTTTAGCGAAAGGCATCAAAATGGACCGTTTTACATCGAAATCATATTCATGCAAAGGAGAAACGATGTCAAAAGTACAGCTTGGAATGCAAGCAGAAGATTGGAAGTCATTGATAATTGCCGGCTCAAAGTCTGGGCATTGGCGTGTCTGCTTGAGCACTCTACAATTTTTGCAACCTTACTTGGACAATATCCGTCCGTCGAAAGTCTCGGACGAATACGGTTTGAACAGAATGGAAAAAGAGTACGAGTCGATATCTAAAGCGTTGACCTGGGCGGTGAAGTGCATGTCTGTCCGATCACAGTATGGATGGGCAATAAGGGCCATTCAAGACTGGCTGGAATGGACTGATCGGCGTCCTCCGAAGGAGGCTGTTTCTGCCGCAGTTAGAGTTCTCAGTACACGGGGACGAGGCGATGAAATTATTTCACTACTGGAAAAGTGTCTATCTATACCATCTACAGGACTTTCAGCTACGAATTCCTACGAAGTGGGAATATATGTTGAGGCAATCACCACACTCTACAGAGACGGGTTATATGAGTCTGCCGACGATGCGTTTATCAGAGCTGTTGCAAACGGAATCCTCCCGCTTCAGCTAGAAAACTGCGATACGCGTGGCAATCGTCGCATAGTTTTGGACTTACACGGAATGAACGTGGCTGTCGCCCATTCTGCCGTTCGAATTGCTTTACATCAAGAAATTCTGACAGCGAGCTGGAATCATTCGACTGTCGCGAGCAACGAATTTGTCATCGTTACCGGTAGAGGGCAAAAGTCGGCATTCAAAATGAGGCCAGTACTTCGTCCGGAAGTCCAGCGTATGCTTGTAGAAGAATTCTATCCTCCTTTGAGCACTTTGTCAGTACCTGGAAACTTAGGAGCGCTTACTATACCGCTCGAGGACATATGCAGCTGGTTGAACCATCAACGTGTACAAAAAGGAGCCAGAATGATGAGTATTGCCGCTGTTCTCAGAAATCTCTCTTCGGGCAAAAGGCTTCATGCTGCACTGTCGAAGGCCAATGAACTAGACCCTGGTGGGCCATAA
- a CDS encoding predicted protein — protein sequence MVRTHSLLAFFGLLQRVGSLSLSNRSVSTGRRILFQVAGNALLVGTSAAFVGASPAWAVVPTPKELERLQKGHARVHYLLDHWDDVTKVCGTAIMSDTERKQIIRTEGGGGGDACAKTPLRVQEFMGYKSTEDPLYRADKLMVRAGVLVDPDDFDGYLDVVERYREKADSTALLAYTSSWGEANPNGGKEVVDDYLDQTKAQVVESEELLRSVLKYLKLDPLPPIQGKL from the exons ATGGTACGCACTCATTCTCTGTTGGCTTTCTTCGGGCTACTGCAACGGGTTGGAAGCCTCTCGCTGTCGAATCGGAGCGTCTCGACTGGTCGTCGAATTTTGTTTCAGGTTGCCGGCAACGCCTTGCTTGTTGGTACATCGGCTGCGTTTGTGGGAGCGTCACCAGCGTGGGCCGTTGTTCCGACCCCTAAAGAACTCGAGCGCTTGCAAAAAGGCCATGCTCGCGTTCACTACCTTTTGGACCACTGGGATGATGTTACCAAGGTGTGTGGTACGGCAATCATGAGTGATACCGAGCGCAAACAAATCATTCGCACCGaaggtggtggtggcggtgacgCCTGTGCCAAGACACCTCTACGTGTGCAAGAATTCATGGGCTACAAATCCACCGAAGATCCCTTGTATCGGGCCGACAAGCTAATGGTCCGCGCCGGCGTCTTGGTGGATCCCGACGATTTTGACGGCTATTTGGATGTCGTTGAGCGCTACCGCGAGAAAGCGGACAGCACCGCGTTACTCGCATACACTTCTTCATGGGGGGAAGCAAATCC AAACGGAGGAAAGGAGGTAGTTGACGATTACTTGGATCAGACAAAAGCTCAAGTGGTTGAATCCGAAGAGCTCTTACGGTCTGTGCTGAAATATCTCAAGTTGGATCCTCTACCTCCAATTCAGGGCAAACTTTAG
- a CDS encoding predicted protein, which translates to MQLCCANMESNKYALPAAKSCDKQCHPVGKIKHVGPVTPTEKADASKARCPMDGEETSRQSDDQLLSLHASTQSGVGISPNNTSHFKFAYATNSIPSLLKDNAESLKDFLSEDLVASEDVSIPEMDNSLMLHKDELAVSSELSDFLGNVLEENTPSTLVALVRDRFKSSVHHFSDKNLLKLMNQQQRLILPNESKLEVKEHTERQGKQRPRGLEYQKNKKSKKQKEDKITRCKVSSASKNDDGCGVMVKQDL; encoded by the exons ATGCAGCTTTGCTGTGCCAATATGGAATCCAACAAGTATGCTTTGCCTGCTGCGAAAAGTTGTGATAAGCAGTGTCACCCAGTGGGCAAGATCAAACATGTTGGGCCAGTGACTCCTACTGAAAAAGCGGATGCATCAAAAGCAAGATGTCCAATGGATGGCGAAGAAACCAGCAGACAGAGTGATGATCAGTTGCTCTCTCTCCATGCTTCGACGCAATCAGGAGTTGGAATCTCTCCTAACAATACAAGTCATTTCAAGTTTGCATATGCCACTAATTCCATTCCATCTCTCCTGAAAGACAATGCAGAATCTCTTAAAGATTTTCTTTCCGAAGATCTGGTGGCATCTGAAGATGTCAGTATTCCGGAAATGGACAATAGCTTGATGTTACACAAAGATGAGCTAGCTGTAAGCAGTGAACTAAGCGATTTTCTTGGTAATGTCCTTGAGGAAAATACTCCAAGTACTCTGGTTGCATTGGTCCGTGATCGTTTTAAGTCAAGTGTCCACCACTTCAGTGACAAAAATCTCCTTAAGCTTATGAACCAGCAACAGAGGTTGATTCTTCCAAATGAGTCTAAATTGGAGGTGAAGGAGCATACGGAACGCCAGGGCAAACAACGTCccagaggcctggaatatcaaaagaacaagaaatcaaagaagcaaaaggaagaCAAG ATAACGAGGTGCAAGGTCAGTTCAGCATCCAAAAATGATGATGGATGTGGCGTCATGGTGAAACAAGACTTGTGA